From a single Mesorhizobium shangrilense genomic region:
- a CDS encoding phosphatidate cytidylyltransferase has translation MSPTQFDMMVLVLGVFGILLVASFVGQILERRLSPDGSNPAIENLNARINAWWVMAILIAIAFIAGRIGVLLLFGFCSFAALREFVTLTNTRRADHWALATAFFVVLPLQYVLLWIEDYEIFSVFIPVYAFLLMPIISAVRGDTQHFLVRIAEVQWALMICVFCASHVPALLTLHIPGYEGRNVLLIAFLVIVVQLSDVLQYVWGKMIGRTKIAPRLSPSKTVEGFLGGVVSASLIGAGLWWITPFSPVQAGAMAFLITLMGFFGGLVMSAIKRDRGVKDWGHLIDGHGGLIDRLDSVVFSAPIFFHLTHYFWSQP, from the coding sequence ATGAGCCCGACCCAATTCGACATGATGGTTCTCGTGCTCGGCGTCTTCGGGATACTGCTCGTCGCCTCTTTCGTGGGGCAGATCCTGGAACGACGATTGTCGCCAGACGGCTCGAACCCGGCCATCGAGAACCTCAACGCCCGCATCAATGCCTGGTGGGTGATGGCAATCCTCATCGCCATAGCCTTCATCGCCGGGCGCATCGGCGTCCTGCTTCTCTTCGGCTTCTGTTCCTTTGCGGCACTTCGCGAATTCGTGACGTTGACCAATACGCGGCGTGCCGACCACTGGGCGCTGGCCACGGCGTTTTTCGTCGTGCTGCCGTTGCAATACGTCCTGCTCTGGATCGAGGACTACGAGATCTTTTCTGTTTTCATCCCGGTCTACGCCTTCCTGTTGATGCCCATCATCTCGGCTGTGCGGGGCGATACCCAGCACTTCCTCGTCCGAATCGCCGAGGTGCAATGGGCGCTGATGATCTGCGTCTTCTGCGCCTCGCACGTGCCGGCTCTTCTGACGTTGCACATTCCTGGCTACGAAGGCCGCAATGTGCTTCTGATAGCCTTCCTGGTCATCGTCGTGCAGTTGAGCGACGTGCTGCAATATGTCTGGGGAAAGATGATCGGACGTACGAAGATCGCCCCAAGGCTTTCGCCGTCCAAGACGGTTGAAGGTTTCCTCGGCGGCGTCGTGAGCGCCAGCCTCATCGGCGCTGGTCTGTGGTGGATCACGCCGTTCTCTCCTGTTCAGGCGGGTGCGATGGCCTTCCTGATCACGCTGATGGGCTTTTTCGGCGGCCTTGTGATGTCCGCCATCAAGCGCGACCGCGGCGTGAAGGATTGGGGCCATCTGATAGACGGCCACGGCGGCCTGATCGATCGGCTGGATTCGGTGGTTTTCTCCGCTCCGATCTTCTTCCACCTTACGCATTACTTCTGGTCGCAGCCATGA
- a CDS encoding CDP-alcohol phosphatidyltransferase family protein: protein MMNTSDRRPLASRDTRWAQATARRLAALSVTPNQISQASILAGALAGAAFWLGGQSDGTARLLLLLGAALFCQLRLLCNLFDGMVAVEGGKASADGPFWNEFPDRIADIAIMVGIGYGIAMPGLGWAAACFSVLTAYVRELGRANEAPSDFSGPMAKPHRMAVATVAALLSAGGFLWNGHNEVLTLALAIIAIGAAATTLRRAWRQVRWLKTMRP from the coding sequence GTGATGAACACAAGCGATCGCAGACCGCTTGCAAGCCGCGACACGCGCTGGGCACAAGCGACGGCCAGACGTCTCGCCGCACTTTCCGTGACCCCCAACCAGATTTCGCAGGCCAGCATCCTTGCCGGTGCGCTTGCCGGCGCTGCCTTCTGGCTTGGCGGGCAGAGCGACGGCACGGCGCGCTTGCTGCTGTTGCTGGGTGCCGCGCTGTTCTGCCAGCTGCGCCTGCTTTGCAATCTGTTCGATGGAATGGTCGCCGTCGAAGGTGGCAAGGCGTCGGCCGATGGGCCGTTCTGGAACGAGTTCCCGGATAGGATCGCCGACATCGCCATCATGGTCGGAATAGGCTACGGCATCGCCATGCCTGGCCTTGGCTGGGCGGCGGCCTGTTTCTCGGTTCTCACCGCCTATGTGCGGGAACTCGGGCGTGCGAACGAAGCGCCGAGCGATTTCTCCGGCCCGATGGCCAAACCGCATCGCATGGCGGTTGCGACCGTCGCCGCCTTGCTGTCAGCCGGGGGATTCCTCTGGAATGGCCATAACGAGGTCTTGACGCTCGCGCTTGCCATCATCGCGATTGGTGCCGCCGCAACGACGCTGCGCCGCGCCTGGCGACAGGTGCGATGGCTGAAAACCATGCGCCCCTAG
- the tdh gene encoding L-threonine 3-dehydrogenase, which yields MSNMMKALVKAKAEPGIWMEEVPVPEIGPNDVLIKIKKTAICGTDVHIYNWDQWAQKTVPVPMVTGHEFVGTVADFGAAVTEYKVGQRVSGEGHIVCGHCRNCRAGRGHLCRNTLGVGVNRPGAFGEYLAIPQHNVVPIPDDVPDEIAAIFDPLGNAVHTALSFDLVGEDVLVTGAGPIGIMGALVAQCVGARKVVITDINPVRLALAKKLGVQHVVDASKEKLRDVMPALGMTEGFDVGLEMSGAAPAFRDMIDTMNNGGKIAILGIAPTGFEIDWNKVIFKMLHLKGIYGREMFETWYKMIALVQGPLDVSGLITHRIGIDDFQTGFDAMRSGSSGKVVMDW from the coding sequence ATGTCCAACATGATGAAGGCGCTGGTGAAGGCCAAGGCCGAGCCCGGCATCTGGATGGAAGAAGTGCCGGTGCCGGAGATCGGCCCCAATGACGTGCTGATCAAGATCAAGAAGACGGCGATCTGCGGCACCGACGTCCACATCTACAATTGGGACCAGTGGGCACAGAAGACGGTGCCGGTGCCGATGGTGACCGGCCACGAATTCGTGGGCACCGTCGCCGATTTCGGTGCGGCGGTGACCGAGTATAAGGTCGGCCAGCGCGTTTCGGGCGAAGGTCACATCGTCTGCGGCCATTGCCGCAACTGTCGCGCTGGCAGGGGACATCTGTGCCGCAATACGCTCGGCGTCGGCGTCAACCGCCCCGGCGCTTTCGGCGAATATCTGGCCATCCCGCAGCACAATGTCGTGCCGATTCCCGACGATGTGCCGGACGAGATCGCCGCGATCTTCGATCCCCTGGGCAATGCCGTCCACACGGCACTGTCCTTTGACTTGGTCGGCGAGGACGTGCTGGTCACAGGCGCCGGACCCATCGGCATTATGGGCGCGCTTGTCGCTCAGTGCGTCGGTGCCAGAAAAGTTGTTATCACCGACATCAACCCGGTGCGGCTGGCGCTGGCGAAGAAGCTCGGCGTCCAGCATGTCGTCGATGCCTCGAAGGAGAAACTGCGCGATGTCATGCCGGCGCTCGGCATGACCGAAGGGTTTGACGTCGGCCTCGAAATGTCCGGCGCCGCACCCGCCTTCCGCGACATGATCGACACCATGAACAATGGCGGCAAGATCGCCATTCTTGGCATCGCTCCGACCGGCTTCGAGATCGACTGGAACAAGGTCATCTTCAAGATGCTGCATCTCAAGGGCATCTACGGCCGCGAGATGTTCGAGACCTGGTACAAGATGATCGCGCTGGTGCAGGGTCCATTGGATGTTTCCGGCCTGATCACCCACCGCATCGGCATCGATGATTTCCAGACCGGATTCGATGCCATGCGCAGCGGCAGTTCCGGCAAGGTGGTGATGGATTGGTAG
- a CDS encoding glycine C-acetyltransferase — protein sequence MTAAFLSHIDNELAGLKSAGLYKSERVITSTQSARIEVGGEEVLNFCANNYLGLADSTELRDAAKKALDRYGYGMASVRFICGTQEEHKQLEATISSFLGLEDTILYGSCFDANGGLFETVLGEEDAIISDALNHASIIDGVRLSKAKRFRYANNDMADLEARLKEAKDCRFRLIATDGVFSMDGIIANLKGVCDLADKYDAMVMVDDSHAVGFVGKHGRGSAEHCGVEGRVDIITGTLGKALGGASGGYTSGKRQVVDWLRQRSRPYLFSNTLMPAIAGASITVFDLIRNGDALRERLYANAARFRSQMGKLGFTLAGADHPIIPVMLGDATLAQEMAARMLKRGIYVIGFSFPVVPKGQARIRTQMSAAHSSADIDRAVEAFGEVGRELEVIK from the coding sequence ATGACCGCCGCATTCCTTTCCCATATCGACAATGAGCTTGCCGGACTGAAGTCGGCCGGCCTGTACAAGTCCGAGCGCGTGATCACTTCCACGCAATCGGCGCGGATCGAAGTCGGCGGCGAAGAAGTGCTGAATTTCTGCGCCAACAACTATCTCGGTCTTGCCGATAGCACCGAGCTGCGCGATGCAGCCAAGAAGGCCCTCGACCGCTATGGTTATGGCATGGCGTCGGTGCGCTTCATCTGCGGCACGCAGGAAGAGCACAAGCAGCTCGAGGCGACGATTTCGTCTTTCCTTGGCCTGGAGGACACCATCCTCTACGGCTCCTGTTTCGACGCCAATGGCGGCCTGTTCGAGACAGTGCTCGGCGAGGAGGATGCGATCATCTCCGATGCGCTGAACCATGCCTCGATCATCGACGGCGTTCGGCTGTCGAAGGCAAAGCGCTTTCGCTACGCCAACAACGACATGGCCGATCTGGAGGCTCGCCTGAAAGAGGCCAAGGACTGCCGGTTCAGGCTCATCGCCACCGATGGCGTCTTTTCCATGGACGGCATCATCGCCAATCTGAAGGGCGTCTGCGACCTCGCCGACAAATACGATGCGATGGTGATGGTTGATGACAGCCATGCCGTTGGTTTTGTTGGCAAACATGGGCGGGGGTCGGCCGAGCATTGCGGCGTCGAGGGCAGGGTGGACATCATCACCGGTACGCTCGGCAAGGCGCTGGGCGGGGCATCCGGTGGCTATACGTCGGGCAAGCGGCAGGTGGTCGACTGGCTGCGGCAGCGTTCGCGGCCCTATCTCTTTTCCAACACGCTGATGCCGGCGATTGCCGGTGCTTCAATCACGGTGTTCGACCTGATCCGCAATGGCGATGCCTTGCGCGAGCGCCTATATGCCAATGCGGCGCGGTTCCGGTCGCAGATGGGCAAGCTCGGCTTCACGCTGGCCGGCGCCGACCATCCGATCATTCCGGTGATGCTGGGCGATGCGACGCTGGCGCAGGAGATGGCGGCGCGCATGTTGAAGCGCGGCATCTATGTCATCGGCTTTTCGTTCCCGGTGGTGCCCAAGGGTCAGGCGCGCATCCGCACGCAGATGTCAGCGGCGCATTCCAGCGCAGACATCGATCGCGCGGTTGAGGCGTTCGGCGAGGTCGGCAGGGAATTAGAGGTAATAAAGTGA